In Humulus lupulus chromosome 7, drHumLupu1.1, whole genome shotgun sequence, the following are encoded in one genomic region:
- the LOC133788565 gene encoding 4-hydroxy-3-methylbut-2-en-1-yl diphosphate synthase (ferredoxin), chloroplastic, which translates to MATGAVPASISCLKSRDPGLSFAKSSDFVRLSDLKKINSCRTRVSVIRNSNPGSDIAELQPASKGSPLLVPRQKYCESLHKTVRRKTRTVMVGNVALGSEHPIRIQTMTTSDTKDVAGTVEEVMRIADKGADIVRITVQGKKEADACFEIKNSLVQKNYNIPLVADIHFAPPVALRVAECFDKIRVNPGNFADRRAQFETLEYTEDDYQKELEHIEQVFSPLVEKCKKYGRAMRIGTNHGSLSDRIMSYYGDSPRGMVESAFEFARICRKLDFHNFVFSMKASNPVVMVQAYRLLVAEMYVQGWEYPLHLGVTEAGEGEDGRMKSAIGIGTLLQDGLGDTIRVSLTEPPEEEIDPCRRLANLGTKAADLQQGVAPFEEKHRHYFDFQRRTGQLPTQKEGDEVDYRGVLHRDGSVLMSVSLDKLKMPELLYRSLAAKLVVGMPFKDLATADSILLRQLPPVDDDNARLALKRLIDISMGIITPLSEQLTKPLANAMVLVNLKELSTGAYKLLPEGTRLVVSLRGDEPYEELEILKGIDVTMILHDLPFDEHKISRVHSARRLFEYLSDNSLNFPVIHHIQFPNGIHRDDLVIGAGSNAGALLVDGLGDGILLEAPDQDFDFLRNTSFNLLQGCRMRNTKTEYVSCPSCGRTLFDLQEISAEIREKTSHLPGVSIAIMGCIVNGPGEMADADFGYVGGAPGKIDLYVGKTVVQRGIAMEQATDALIQLIKDHGRWVEPPSEEE; encoded by the exons ATGGCTACTGGAGCTGTACCTGCTTCGATTTCATGTCTGAAAAGCAGAGACCCTGGCTTGAGCTTTGCTAAAAGTTCGGATTTTGTGAGGCTTTCTGATTTAAAGAAGATTAATTCATGTAGAACAAGAGTTTCGGTTATCCGAAATTCAAATCCTGGTTCAGATATCGCGGAACTTCAGCCCGCATCAAAAGGAAGCCCTCTATTAG TTCCTAGACAGAAGTACTGTGAGTCCCTACACAAAACTGTCAGGAGGAAGACACGAACTGTGATGGTGGGAAATGTGGCTCTTGGCAGTGAGCATCCCATCAGAATTCAAACGATGACTACAAGTGACACTAAAGATGTTGCTGGAACAGTTGAAGAG GTAATGAGAATAGCTGACAAGGGAGCAGATATTGTGCGGATAACAGTTCAGGGGAAGAAAGAAGCAGATGCTtgttttgaaataaaaaattcaCTTGTGCAGAAAAA TTATAACATACCTCTTGTGGCAGATATTCATTTTGCTCCCCCAGTTGCATTAAGAGTTGCTGAATGCTTTGATAAAATTCGTGTCAATCCTGGAAATTTTG CTGACAGACGGGCTCAGTTTGAGACGCTAGAGTACACTGAGGACGACTATCAGAAAGAACTTGAGCATATTGAGCAG GTTTTTTCTCCATTGGTTGAGAAATGTAAAAAATATGGTAGAGCAATGCGCATTGGGACAAACCATGGGAGTCTTTCAGATCGTATCATGAGCTACTATGGAGATTCTCCAAGGGGAATg GTTGAATCTGCATTTGAGTTTGCAAGGATTTGCCGGAAGTTGGACTTCCATAATTTTGTGTTTTCAATGAAAGCAAGCAACCCAGTCGTCATGGTCCAGGCATACCGTCTTCTTGTTGCTGAAATGTATGTCCAGGGCTGGGAGTATCCACTTCActtgggagtcactgaagcaggAGAAGGTGAGGATGGGCGGATGAAATCTGCAATTGGCATTGGGACCCTTCTTCAG GATGGTTTGGGTGATACTATCAGGGTTTCACTCACTGAACCGCCTGAGGAGGAGATTGATCCCTGCAGAAGGTTGGCCAATTTGGGTACAAAAGCGGCTGATCTTCAGCAAGGAGTG GCCCCATTTGAAGAGAAGCACAGACATTATTTTGATTTTCAACGACGAACTGGTCAACTGCCTACACAGAAGGAG GGTGATGAGGTAGACTATAGAGGTGTTCTGCACCGTGATGGTTCTGTTCTCATGTCAGTTTCTCTTGATAAATTAAAG ATGCCAGAGCTACTGTACAGGTCACTAGCAGCAAAGCTTGTTGTCGGCATGCCATTTAAG GATCTGGCAACAGCAGACTCCATCTTATTGAGACAACTTCCACCTGTTGATGATGACAATGCT CGACTAGCTCTCAAAAGGTTGATAGACATAAGTATGGGGATCATAACTCCTTTGTCAGAGCAGCTTACAAAGCCATTGGCGAATGCCATGGTTTTGGTAAATCTTAAGGAGTTATCAACTGGTGCATACAAGCTTTTGCCAGAAG GCACGCGTTTGGTTGTATCCTTACGAGGTGATGAACCTTACGAAGAACTGGAGATTCTCAAAGGCATCGATGTTACTATGATTCTTCATGATCtgccatttgatgaacataaaattAGCAGAGTGCACTCAGCAAGGAG GCTATTTGAGTATCTATCAGATAATTCCCTGAACTTTCCTGTAATACACCACATTCAGTTTCCAAATGGAATCCATAG GGATGACTTAGTCATCGGTGCAGGTAGCAATGCTGGGGCCCTTTTAGTAGATGGACTTGGAGATGGTATCCTCTTGGAAGCTCCAGATCAGGATTTTGATTTTCTTAGAAATACATCTTTCAACCTACTACAAGGTTGTAGAATGCGGAATACAAAGACG GAGTATGTCTCGTGCCCATCCTGTGGTAGAACTTTGTTTGACCTTCAAGAAATAAGTGCAGAGATACGGGAGAAGACATCACACCTGCCTGGTGTCTCA ATTGCTATCATGGGTTGCATCGTTAATGGACCTGGAGAGATGGCTGATGCAGACTTTGGTTATGTTGGTGGTGCTCCTGGAAAGATTGACCTTTATGTTGGAAAG ACCGTGGTGCAGCGTGGAATCGCAATGGAACAAGCTACCGATGCATTGATCCAGCTAATAAAAGATCATGGCCGCTGGGTTGAACCACCCTCAGAAGAAGAATGA
- the LOC133788566 gene encoding uncharacterized protein LOC133788566: MSDVTQESTPAIPNIVESSKITPESHPVQITTIRLNGEIFLRWSQSIRTYMRGRGKMGYLTGEKKTPKEDDPTYAAWDAKNSMVMTWLVNSMEEDISSNYMCYPTAKELWDNVNQKYSDLENQSQIFELNLKLSDIKQGEDTITKYFTFLKRIWQDLDLFDTYEWKSTEDGQHHKKTVENNRIYKFLDGLNVEFDEVRGRIIGRSPLPPISEVFAEVRREESRRNVMLGKKAAGTIVEGSALASNMGAGSSKPAWNKSDEKPRVWCDFCNKPRHTRETCWQIHGKPANWKSKSGRGRGAPTANEAETSPFTKEQMEHLQTLLKSTLQPSGISVASVAHSGPEFGEDD, encoded by the exons ATGTCAGATGTTACCCAAGAATCCACTCCAGCCATTCCTAATATTGTTGAATCCTCTAAAATTACCCCTGAATCTCACCCAGTTCAGATCACCACCATTCGACTTAATGGTGAAATTTTTTTGAGATGGTCTCAGTCAATCCGGACGTACATGCGAGGACGTGGGAAGATGGGCTACCTAACGGGAGAGAAGAAGACTCCCAAGGAGGACGATCCGACGTACGCTGCCTGGGACGCAAAGAACTCTATGGTGATGACTTGGCTTGTTAACTCTATGGAAGAAGACATCAGCTCCAACTACATGTGTTACCCAACTGCTAAGGAACTCTGGGACAATGTAAATCAGAAGTATTCTGACTTGGAGAATCAATCTCAGATTTTTGAGTTGAATCTCAAACTCAGTGACATAAAGCAAGGTGAGGATACTATTACTAAATATTTCACTTTTCTTAAAAGAATATGGCAGGATCTTGATCTCTTTGATACTTATGAATGGAAATCTACTGAGGATGGACAACATCATAAGAAAACTGTTGAGAATAATCGGATCTACAAGTTCTTGGATGGCCTTAATGTCGAGTTTGATGAGGTAAGGGGGAGAATTATTGGTAGATCACCGCTGCCTCCTATTAGTGAGGTGTTCGCTGAGGTGAGAAGGGAAGAAAGTCGAAGGAACGTTATGTTGGGAAAGAAGGCTGCTGGAACTATTGTTGAGGGATCAGCCTTGGCTTCCAATATGGGAGCAGGAAGCTCTAAACCTGCCTGGAACAAATCTGATGAGAAACCACGGGTGTGGTGCGACTTTTGTAACAAACCTCGCCATACTCGTGAGACTTGCTGGCAGATTCATGGAAAACCAGCAAATTGGAAGAGCAAATCTGGGCGGGGACGTGGAGCACCTACAGCAAATGAAGCTGAAACCAGCCCCTTTACCAAAGAGCAAATGGAGCATCTTCAAACATTACTGAAATCCACTCTGCAACCCTCTGGTATTTCTGTTGCTTCTGTGGCACATTCAG GACCGGAGTTCGGGGAAGACGATTGA
- the LOC133788567 gene encoding early nodulin-20-like: protein MANLNRFQGLDSIFLLLLIVSVGFGVSATSDISPSPPPETGADSPSSPISSPPNVAAPASPPAADSPNSSPPAPLPDTPAPAPVSSPSPDSVESPASSPSPSSEVSDINHNDMNEEAGESDGSSGDGMSAGKKAGIAFGVIAAVCLVGLGGFVYKRRQDNIRRSQYGHAARREML, encoded by the coding sequence ATGGCCAACCTCAACCGATTCCAGGGCTTAGACtccatctttcttcttctacTCATAGTCTCGGTTGGATTCGGCGTATCCGCTACCTCAGATATCTCACCCAGCCCCCCTCCTGAAACCGGTGCAGATTCGCCCTCATCGCCTATTTCCTCTCCTCCAAATGTCGCCGCTCCTGCTTCCCCTCCGGCGGCCGATTCTCCTAACTCATCGCCGCCGGCTCCTCTGCCGGACACTCCTGCTCCCGCTCCCGTTTCATCTCCTTCGCCTGATTCGGTAGAATCTCCGGCTTCAAGTCCATCTCCGTCGTCGGAAGTCAGCGACATTAATCACAATGACATGAACGAAGAAGCAGGTGAATCCGATGGCTCGTCTGGAGATGGAATGAGTGCAGGCAAGAAGGCAGGGATTGCGTTTGGAGTAATCGCAGCGGTTTGTCTGGTTGGATTGGGAGGATTCGTCTACAAAAGGCGTCAGGATAACATTCGCCGATCTCAGTACGGCCACGCAGCCAGGAGAGAAATGCTCTGA